A single region of the Portunus trituberculatus isolate SZX2019 chromosome 29, ASM1759143v1, whole genome shotgun sequence genome encodes:
- the LOC123510643 gene encoding pre-mRNA-splicing factor 18-like: MLSLKLLKEEIAAKKRSLEESNLVEGEKKFFKRGDLVAQQTEAYWERCGNRPGSSAPGQQVSDGNGGDGNASSAQDTVNDEDDAPELPRQEVVRRLREREEPVLLYGESEHDAFRRLRRLEILEPEVNRGLRNDFQEALERVDQAYLNEILKTEGGEAARNVALTGENITMASVIEMAKDLQGTAATNELRCKVIMKFAQLILQMWGSRHNARPEGEKMSVRGKMDSATYNQTQAYLRPLFKCLRKRSLPDDIMECLIEIVQHCLDRDYVKANDAYLQMAIGNAPWPIGVTMVGIHARTGREKIFSKHVAHVLNDETQRKYIQGLKRLMTKCQQYFSADPSKCVEYKALAQ; this comes from the coding sequence ATGTTGAGTCTGAAGCTACTGAAGGAGGAGATAGCAGCCAAGAAGCGCTCACTGGAGGAGAGCAATTTGGTGGAGGGTGAGAAGAAGTTCTTCAAACGTGGTGACCTTGTGGCGCAGCAGACAGAAGCCTACTGGGAGCGCTGTGGCAACCGTCCAGGCAGCAGTGCTCCTGGTCAGCAGGTGTcagatggtaatggtggtgatgggaatgCCTCCTCAGCCCAGGACACTGTGAACGACGAGGACGATGCGCCAGAGTTGCCTCGGCAGGAGGTGGTGCGGCGGCTTAGGGAACGTGAGGAGCCTGTGCTGTTGTATGGGGAGAGTGAACACGACGCGTTCCGTCGGCTACGACGGCTGGAGATCCTGGAGCCAGAGGTGAACCGTGGGCTGAGGAATGACTTCCAGGAGGCTCTGGAGCGTGTGGACCAGGCGTACCTGAATGAGATCCTGAAGactgagggaggggaggcagcACGCAATGTAGCACTGACCGGTGAAAATATCACCATGGCCAGCGTGATAGAGATGGCCAAGGACCTGCAAGGCACGGCAGCAACGAATGAGCTGCGCTGCAAAGTGATCATGAAGTTTGCTCAGTTGATCTTACAAATGTGGGGCAGTCGACACAACGCTCGtccagagggagagaagatgagcGTGCGTGGTAAGATGGACTCTGCCACTTACAACCAGACTCAAGCCTACCTCCGCCCACTCTTCAAGTGTCTCCGCAAACGCTCCCTGCCCGACGACATCATGGAGTGTCTCATTGAGATTGTTCAGCACTGTCTGGACCGTGACTATGTCAAAGCCAATGATGCATACCTCCAGATGGCCATTGGCAACGCTCCCTGGCCCATTGGTGTGACCATGGTGGGTATCCATGCACGTACTGGCCGAGAAAAGATTTTCAGTAAGCACGTGGCCCATGTGCTGAACGACGAGACACAGAGGAAGTACATCCAGGGCCTCAAGCGACTCATGACCAAGTGCCAGCAGTACTTCTCAGCTGATCCATCCAAGTGTGTAGAGTACAAGGCTCTCGCTCAGTGA